From a region of the Actinomadura luzonensis genome:
- a CDS encoding serine hydrolase domain-containing protein has protein sequence MLHLIAGQALAVKAVTLITAIAVSATLPPQHDQSRAYDQADLQHDADAVRDAGVVGVQAQVVGPDGKSMIATSGVADLRTRRPVPANGYFRIGSNNKTFVATVILQLVSEGRLSLDDTVEQWLPGLVTGNGNDGGKMSVRDLLQHTSGIHDDYPYPTAIGSAKEYYQHRFDTFTPEQVVARAMRHQPDFAPGERWSYANTGYALLGMIIKRVTGRLWHQEVEDRIIRPLGLRHTLWPGRSAKVPQPHARGYDFYSAKGKPTDVTEHRDADASGGLISTTADLNRFFRALLGGKLLGRAELAQMRHTVPVDEQTDRIWPGARYGLGVFTRPLSCGGVSWGHGGDILGYMTRTGVSADGKLSVIVSMSSERKDSLDALLRQDKAAATLIDHVLCRKA, from the coding sequence ATGCTTCACCTCATTGCGGGACAAGCCCTGGCCGTCAAGGCCGTCACGCTGATCACCGCGATCGCCGTCTCGGCGACGCTCCCACCACAGCATGACCAGTCGCGGGCCTACGACCAGGCCGATCTCCAGCACGACGCCGACGCGGTACGCGACGCCGGAGTCGTCGGCGTACAGGCCCAGGTGGTCGGACCCGACGGCAAGAGCATGATCGCGACCAGCGGGGTCGCTGACCTCAGGACCAGGCGCCCGGTCCCCGCGAACGGCTACTTCCGCATCGGCAGCAACAACAAGACCTTCGTGGCCACCGTGATCCTGCAACTCGTCAGCGAGGGCCGGCTGTCGCTGGACGACACCGTGGAGCAGTGGCTTCCGGGCCTGGTGACGGGCAACGGCAACGACGGCGGCAAGATGTCGGTCCGCGACCTGCTCCAGCACACCAGCGGCATCCATGACGACTACCCCTACCCGACCGCGATCGGCTCGGCCAAGGAGTACTACCAGCACCGCTTCGACACCTTCACCCCCGAGCAGGTGGTGGCGCGGGCGATGCGCCACCAGCCCGACTTCGCGCCCGGCGAGAGGTGGAGCTACGCCAACACCGGATACGCCCTGCTCGGCATGATCATCAAGAGGGTGACCGGCCGGCTGTGGCACCAGGAGGTCGAGGACCGCATCATCAGGCCGCTCGGCCTGCGGCACACGCTGTGGCCGGGAAGGTCCGCCAAGGTCCCGCAACCGCACGCCAGGGGTTACGACTTCTACTCCGCGAAGGGAAAGCCGACGGACGTCACCGAACACCGCGACGCCGACGCCTCCGGCGGCCTCATATCGACCACCGCCGACCTCAACCGCTTCTTCCGCGCCCTGCTGGGCGGAAAGCTGCTGGGCCGGGCCGAGCTCGCGCAGATGCGGCACACCGTCCCCGTCGACGAGCAGACGGACCGCATCTGGCCCGGCGCCCGGTACGGGCTGGGGGTGTTCACCCGTCCGCTGTCCTGCGGCGGCGTCTCCTGGGGACACGGAGGGGACATCCTGGGCTACATGACCCGGACGGGCGTCTCGGCGGACGGCAAGCTCAGCGTGATCGTCTCGATGTCGAGCGAGCGCAAGGACTCGCTGGACGCCCTGCTCCGCCAGGACAAGGCCGCCGCGACACTGATCGATCATGTCCTCTGCCGCAAGGCCTGA